A window of the Halichoerus grypus chromosome 2, mHalGry1.hap1.1, whole genome shotgun sequence genome harbors these coding sequences:
- the LOC118527722 gene encoding olfactory receptor 11L1 → MKPPNVSSVIEFQLLGFQNLLEWQTLLFAIFLLIYFLTVTGNVVIIAVVSQDQRLHSPMYVFLKHLSFLEIWYTSTIVPLLLANLFSHGQAISFPACMAQLYFFVFFGATECFLLAMMAYDRYLAICSPLHYSFLMSPEICTKLLAISWLTGVGTGFLPSLMISKLDFCGPNQINHFFCDLPPLMQLSCSSVYITRMVIFILSIAVLCICFFLTLVSYVFIISTILRIPSASGRMKTFSTCGSHLAVVTIYYGTMISMYVHPNDHLSPEINKIISVFYTVVTPLLNPVIYSLRNQEFKEAVRKVMRKKCGIYGVRVKGSFFVR, encoded by the coding sequence ATGAAGCCCCCAAATGTGTCCAGTGTCATTGAGTTTCAGTTGCTAGGATTCCAGAACCTTCTTGAATGGCAGACACTGCTCTTTGCCATCTTCCTGCTCATCTACTTTCTCACGGTCACAGGGAATGTTGTCATTATTGCAGTGGTGAGCCAGGACCAGCGTCTGCACTCACCCATGTATGTATTTCTCAAACACCTCTCCTTTCTGGAGATCTGGTATACATCCACCATTGTGCCCCTTCTCCTAGCCAACCTGTTCTCCCACGGCCAAGCCATCTCTTTCCCTGCCTGTATGGCACAGCTTTACTTCTTCGTATTCTTTGGGGCTACTGAGTGCTTTCTTCTGGCCATGATGGCCTATGACCGATATCTGGCCATCTGCAGCCCACTCCATTACTCTTTCCTGATGAGTCCTGAGATCTGCACCAAGTTGTTGGCAATCTCCTGGTTGACAGGTGTTGGCACAGGATTTCTGCCCTCCCTAATGATCTCCAAGTTGGATTTCTGTGGTCCTAACCAGATCAATCATTTCTTCTGTGACCTTCCTCCCCTCATGCAGCTCTCATGTTCCAGTGTGTATATCACCAGGATGGTTATCTTTATCCTGTCAATTGCAGTGCTGtgcatttgcttttttcttacACTTGTGTCCTATGTTTTCATTATATCTACCATATTGAGAATTCCTTCAGCCTCTGGCCGGATGAAGACCTTTTCCACATGTGGCTCCCATTTGGCTGTTGTCACTATCTACTATGGGACCATGATCTCCATGTATGTTCACCCCAATGACCACCTGTCACCTGAAATCAACAAGATCATTTCTGTCTTCTACACTGTGGTCACCCCACTGCTGAACCCTGTTATCTACAGCTTGAGGAACCAAGAATTCAAAGAGGCTGTTAGAAAAGTCATGAGAAAAAAGTGTGGTATCTATGGAGTAAGAGTGAAGGGGAGTTTCTTTGTTAGGTAA